A window of Streptomyces sp. NBC_01142 genomic DNA:
GAAGACGCCGCGCTCGGCGATCTCGGCCGGGATGCCCTCGCTCAGGTCCGCGGTGACGATCTCGACACCGGTCGGCTCGGCGCGGGTCTCGATCACGGCCAGAGTCTGCGGCAGCGCGTCGGCGTCGATCAGGAAGACGCCGTTCTTGACCTTGCCGACCCGCCGGGCCAGCGACATGGCCTCGGCGGCAGCCGTGCCCTCGTCGAGCAGTGAGGCGCCGGAGGTGGGCAGGCCGGTCAGGTCGGCGACCACCGTCTGGAAGTTGAGCAGCGCCTCGAGACGGCCCTGCGAGATCTCCGGCTGGTAGGGCGTGTACGCCGTGTACCAGGCCGGGTTCTCCATGACGTTGCGCAGGATGACCGGCGGCGTGAAGGTGCCGTAGTAGCCGAGCCCGATCATCGGTGCCAGCACCTGGTTGCGGTCGGCGAGGGTGCGCAGTTCGGCGAGAACCTCGGCCTCGGTGCGCGCGTCCGGGAGGTTCAGCGCCTCCGTGCTCTTGATCACATCAGGCACCGCGGCGGCGGTCAGCTCGTCGAGCGAGCCGTAGCCCACCTGCGCGAGCATCTTCGCCTGGGCCTCGGCATCGGGCCCGATGTGGCGCTGCTCGAAGGGGGTGCCTCGCTCCAGCTGGGAGAGCGAAATGCGGTTGGCGGTCATTAAGGAGGCCTCCTGGTCTGACACGACCTGCGAGGGGCACCACGGCGCGGATGCCCGGACGGCCTCCCCCTCTGTCATCTCAACCTGAGAGCTTCACCGGACCGTCCGCACACGCGTTTTCGCGCATACGACGCTCCGGCTTTCACCGTCGGTGAGAGCGGATGCCGTCCGACGCCCGCCCTGCTTTCCAGAGTGACCTCGTCCGTGCGGTACAGGGGCCTGAGAGATTCCGGGGAGGATTTGCTCCTTCGGCGCCGCCGGCAGTTTCACCGGAGGACTCTCCCGCACAGGGTCAGCAGCCGTCTGCCAGCCTACCAGCGCGCCCCCTCGGCGATCCCTCGAGTGGCCGACGCCCAGGATGTGCACTTTTGTAGTATTCACAGAGCAGTTGCGAGCAATGCGACCTGTAGGAGGGACCGTGCAGACCGATATCGATCCGCGCAGCCTGATCGGCCGCAAGGCGTTCGACCGCAATGGCAGCAAGATCGGGACTGTGGACGAGGTGTATCTGGACGACGCCACCGGGGCGCCCGAGTGGGCTGCTGTGCGCACCGGCCTGTTCAGCCGTGACGCCTTCGTCCCGCTCGAGCCCAGCGAGCTCGTCGACAACACCCTCCACGTCCCGTACGAACGCGCGCTGATCAAGGATGCCCCGGACTTCGGCGTCGGCCGCCATCTCTCGCCCGAGCAGGAGCTCCAGCTCTACCACCACTACGGCCTCGAACTCTCCGAGCCCCCCGAGACGCCCACCCCCTCCTCCGGCTCCGACCGGGACTTCGGGCGGCTGGCCGGCCAGGACGACTGACCGGGGCCACCGGCCGCCGGGGGCAGCGCCACCAGCGGCAACGGCTCGGCCGCCTCCAGGTCGGGGTCGTCCACCCGGAAGGTGCGTACGCGCCCCGGCTCCGACCCCGGCTCCTCGAACCGCACGGTGACCCGCCCCACCCCACTGCCCTGCACCCACCCCGCCCCGTACTCCGCATGCCGTACGTCGTGTCCGGCCGGCCAGCGCCGCTCGGCGAGC
This region includes:
- a CDS encoding PRC-barrel domain-containing protein, whose product is MQTDIDPRSLIGRKAFDRNGSKIGTVDEVYLDDATGAPEWAAVRTGLFSRDAFVPLEPSELVDNTLHVPYERALIKDAPDFGVGRHLSPEQELQLYHHYGLELSEPPETPTPSSGSDRDFGRLAGQDD